The sequence GCCACATGTGCAAGTATGGCTTCCGATTCTCATTGCCATTGTTGCTGGTCTCCTCTGTGGTCTGGTCAATGGTATTATCGTTTCCAAGCTTAATGTTCCGCCATTTATTGCCACACTCGGCACAATGGTTATCGTATACGGATTGAATTCCCTGTACTTCGATATGGATCCGAACCAATCGCAACCTATCGGTGGTCTGCGTCCTGACTTCACTAAAATTGGTTCGGGATTCTTCGGCAGTGGGCAATATTCTATACCATACATCGTCATCATAGCCTTGGTCGTCGCCGCCATTGTCTGGGTCCTGTTTAACAAGACCAAGCTGGGCAAGAACATGTATGCTATCGGCGGCAACATGCAGGCTGCTAAAGTATCAGGTATCGACGTTTCCAAGAACCTGATCTACATCTATGCTATCGCTGGTGCTCTTTATGGTCTGGCTGGTGTACTCGAAGCTGCAAGAACAGGTGGAGCAACTAATAACTATGGTAACATGTATGAACTTGATGCCATCGCAGCTTGCGTAGTCGGCGGTGTCTCCACCACAGGCGGTATCGGTACTGTTCCGGGCGTTCTGGTCGGTGTTATCATCTTTACCCTCATTAACTACGGTCTGACCTTTATCGGCATCAGCCCATACTACCAGTTGATCATCAAAGGTTTGATTATCATCGCTGCGGTAGCGTTCGATATGCGTAAGTATTCTTCGAAGAAGTAATCAGGGCTCGCTGACATGTTCGTAACTGCGGGGAACTTTTGGACTTCCGGCCGCTGTTGTCTCCAGATTGTCTGAATTTTACCTTAGCGGTAACAATCCGGAGACAAAGGCGGTCGCTATCGCTCCTACAGTTCCAAAATTCCCCTTCGTTACTCCCCATCACCTCG comes from Paenibacillus sp. 19GGS1-52 and encodes:
- the mglC gene encoding galactose/methyl galactoside ABC transporter permease MglC encodes the protein MNAKKAQAFVTQNAIYIVLVLLIMGIALYEPAFISVNTLRDILIQSSTRIIIALGVAFILITAGTDLSAGRVVGFTAVISASMLQIPDYSRRFYPDLPHVQVWLPILIAIVAGLLCGLVNGIIVSKLNVPPFIATLGTMVIVYGLNSLYFDMDPNQSQPIGGLRPDFTKIGSGFFGSGQYSIPYIVIIALVVAAIVWVLFNKTKLGKNMYAIGGNMQAAKVSGIDVSKNLIYIYAIAGALYGLAGVLEAARTGGATNNYGNMYELDAIAACVVGGVSTTGGIGTVPGVLVGVIIFTLINYGLTFIGISPYYQLIIKGLIIIAAVAFDMRKYSSKK